Proteins encoded in a region of the Salvelinus fontinalis isolate EN_2023a chromosome 17, ASM2944872v1, whole genome shotgun sequence genome:
- the si:ch211-267e7.3 gene encoding ADAMTS-like protein 2 isoform X1: protein MYCFWSARFGIILIHSAVFLFGTFERASTSNIKDSSDGREDVQRQSRHSQRHQGRGQQPDEVAQWWGEWSSWSTCSRTCGGGVRSQERHCLQQRLTATQNINSSFCVGSPKQYQLCPFQPCVSTSVSFKQQQCSQFNAKAFGRRHYEWVPLYPDDYISISNKPCDLQCTSTTGERQLLVPAHDGTYCRDGIYQGVCIEGQCQTVGCDGKLYSSKTVDTCGVCGGNGSSCYRVSGSHRKGSTQLGYVFITNIPVGATDIQIIERRKTENILALSDEAGHFFFNGNTIIDNPRNFRVAGTVFKYRRPANLLSDGFEYIIAQGPTDQGLNVMYYNLNGKMPHITYEYTVPRTPEARTTTPVASPPEEVQIRALSVVEPAVPEPWPPVAQETIANATATELSFNDNEIEASEDYGKLGNHSGVLVPDEPPDVDHDHDHEGLVWELQAPLNLSRPPAMLVFRPASEIYHNNLENKLGDQGHPAPANYRTDSNLIDGDSPGPNGTHRPSKPLHRSLFLDLVSEPGGFRQPCQDGSNLCPLLELNTSSSLDNSLAQLEIYPGSLNLHEATAEDSAPYGLLFQPEPNGTESSNLVNLHQVEPVQAPDTESSNEFEVGLLDRDISLADMYRWKVSAYAPCSSTCTTGISTSYALCVRYDGSEVDETYCDAVTRPEPTHEFCTGKECPPRWETSRWSECSRTCGEGYQFRTVRCWKMMAPGFDSSVYDELCVAAELQKPMARKACKSKGCGPQWEVSDWSECSARCGGRGLRSREVRCSMETRLCNESSRPLSEKECEGPPCDRRWTVSDWGPCSGACGEGRMTRYVACKNSNGNVISDGQCDLDLKPLAVYPCGDKNCPAHWVEQEWEQCNTTCGRGVKTRQVVCSGLEDGVFKEFHGQTCDSALKPEESSACFERPCSKWFTTSWSQCSKTCGSGVHVREVKCYQGEELGHSCDSALKPEAGQTCEVQACPTEAPVEEVCQDKATANCALVLKVKLCTHWYYRKACCQSCKSKAP, encoded by the exons ATGTACTGTTTTTGGAGCGCAAGATTCGGTATTATTCTTATTCACAGCGCTGTCTTCCTATTCGGAACTTTTGAGAGAGCATCCACCAGCAACATTAAG GACAGTAGTGACGGGAGGGAGGATGTCCAGCGGCAGAGCCGGCACAGCCAGAGGCACCAGGGCCGGGGACAGCAGCCCGACGAGGTGGCCCAGTGGTGGGGAGAGTGGAGCAGCTGGTCCACCTGCTCCAGGACCTGTGGAGGAGGGGTGCGCTCTCAGGAACGACActgtctgcagcagag ACTCACTGCCACACAGAACATCAACAGTTCCTTCTGTGTCGGATCTCCGAAGCAGTATCAGCTATGTCCATTTCAG CCCTGCGTCAGTACCAGTGTTAGCTTTAAGCAGCAGCAGTGCTCCCAGTTCAACGCCAAAGCCTTcggcaggagacactatgagtgGGTGCCCCTCTATCCAG ATGACTACATCAGTATCTCCAACAAGCCGTGTGACCTTCAGTGCACCAGCACCACAGGGGAGAGGCAGCTGCTGGTCCCTGCGCACGACGGAACCTACTGCCGGGACGGCATCTACCAGGGTGTCTGCATTGAGGGCCAGTGTCAG ACGGTGGGTTGTGACGGGAAGCTTTATTCCAGTAAAACAGTAGATACGTGCGGCGTGTGCGGCGGGAATGGCAGCTCCTGCTACAGAGTGTCTGGATCTCACCGGAAAGGGAGCACACAGTTAG GTTATGTGTTTATCACCAACATTCCTGTTGGTGCCACCGACATCCAGATCATTGAGAGACGGAAAACCGAAAATATACTGG CCCTATCCGATGAAGCAGGACACTTCTTTTTCAATGGGAACACAATTATCGACAATCCCCGTAACTTCCGTGTTGCTGGCACAGTCTTCAAGTACAGGAGACCCGCTAACCTCTTATCAGATGGATTTGAGTACATCATCGCCCAAGGACCCACTGACCAGGGGCTAAACGTCATG TACTACAACCTGAATGGAAAGATGCCCCACATCACATACGAGTACACCGTACCTCGCACCCCAGAAGCCCGCACAACAACCCCAGTAGCCTCACCTCCAGAGGAGGTCCAGATACGAGCACTGTCCGTTGTCGAACCAGCAGTCCCAGAACCATGGCCCCCGGTGGCCCAAGAAACAATAGCCAACGCCACTGCCACTGAACTCTCCTTCAATGATAATGAGATTGAGGCCAGCGAGGACTATGGGAAGCTGGGAAACCACAGTGGTGTTCTGGTCCCGGACGAGCCTCCAGATGTAGACCATGACCATGACCATGAAGGTCTTGTGTGGGAACTACAGGCTCCTCTCAACCTCAGTCGACCTCCAGCCATGCTGGTGTTCAGACCAGCCAGTGAGATCTACCACAACAACCTGGAGAATAAGCTAGGAGACCAGGGACATCCTGCACCTGCTAACTACA GGACAGACTCAAACTTGATCGATGGCGACTCTCCCGGTCCCAATGGCACCCACCGACCATCCAAGCCCCTCCACAGGAGCCTGTTCCTGGACCTGGTCTCTGAGCCAGGTGGCTTCAGACAACCCTGCCAGGATGGCTCCAACCTCTGCCCTCTCCTGGAACTCAACACCAGCTCCTCCCTGGACAACAGCCTGGCCCAGCTGGAGATCTACCCAGGCAGCCTCAACCTCCACGAGGCCACGGCTGAGGACAGCGCCCCCTATGGACTCCTTTTCCAACCAGAGCCCAACGGGACAGAGAGTTCCAACCTCGTCAACCTCCACCAGGTAGAGCCGGTACAGGCCCCCGACACAGAGAG CAGCAATGAGTTTGAGGTGGGATTGCTAGACCGTGACATCAGCCTTGCTGACATGTACAGATGGAAGGTATCTGCGTATGCACCCTGCAGCTCAACATGTACCACAG GTATCAGCACGTCCTACGCCCTGTGCGTCCGGTACGACGGCTCTGAGGTGGATGAGACTTACTGTGACGCCGTGACCAGACCTGAACCCACACATGAGTTCTGCACCGGGAAGGAGTGTCCACCCAG GTGGGAGACCAGTCGGTGGAGTGAGTGTTCGAGGACGTGCGGCGAGGGCTACCAGTTCCGCACAGTGCGCTGCTGGAAGATGATGGCTCCAGGCTTCGACAGCTCTGTGTACGACGAGCTGTGTGTGGCTGCAGAGCTGCAGAAACCAATGGCACGCAAGGCCTGCAAGAGCAAAGGCTGTGGCCCACAGTGGGAAGTCTCTGACTggtctgag TGTTCCGCTCGGTGTGGGGGACGTGGTTTGAGGAGTCGGGAGGTGCGCTGCTCCATGGAGACGCGTCTGTGTAACGAATCCTCGCGGCCACTCAGCGAGAAGGAGTGTGAGGGACCGCCCTGTGACCGCAGGTGGACTGTTTCGGACTGGGGCCCT TGTTCAGGGGCCTGTGGCGAGGGCAGGATGACGCGCTACGTGGCGTGCAAGAACAGCAACGGCAACGTGATCTCTGACGGCCAGTGCGACCTGGACCTCAAGCCCCTGGCCGTGTACCCCTGTGGGGACAAGAACTGCCCCGCGCACTGGGTGGAACAGGAGTGGGAACAG TGTAACACCACCTGTGGGCGGGGGGTGAAAACGCGGCAGGTGGTGTGTTCAGGCCTGGAGGACGGCGTGTTTAAGGAGTTCCACGGGCAGACGTGTGACTCCGCCCTCAAACCCGAGGAGAGCTCCGCCTGCTTCGAGAGGCCCTGCTCCAAGTGGTTCACCACTTCCTGGTCTCAG TGCAGTAAGACATGTGGCAGCGGGGTGCACGTTCGGGAGGTGAAGTGCTACCAGGGGGAGGAGCTAGGCCACAGCTGTGATTCCGCCCTCAAACCTGAGGCCGGGCAGACGTGTGAGGTGCAGGCCTGTCCCACAGAGGCCCCAG tTGAAGAGGTGTGTCAGGACAAGGCTACGGCCAACTGTGCCCTGGTGCTGAAGGTGAAGCTGTGTACACACTGGTACTACAGGAAGGCCTGCTGCCAGTCCTGTAAGAGCAAGGCCCCGTAA
- the si:ch211-267e7.3 gene encoding ADAMTS-like protein 2 isoform X2: MYCFWSARFGIILIHSAVFLFGTFERASTSNIKDSSDGREDVQRQSRHSQRHQGRGQQPDEVAQWWGEWSSWSTCSRTCGGGVRSQERHCLQQRLTATQNINSSFCVGSPKQYQLCPFQPCVSTSVSFKQQQCSQFNAKAFGRRHYEWVPLYPDDYISISNKPCDLQCTSTTGERQLLVPAHDGTYCRDGIYQGVCIEGQCQTVGCDGKLYSSKTVDTCGVCGGNGSSCYRVSGSHRKGSTQLGYVFITNIPVGATDIQIIERRKTENILALSDEAGHFFFNGNTIIDNPRNFRVAGTVFKYRRPANLLSDGFEYIIAQGPTDQGLNVMYYNLNGKMPHITYEYTVPRTPEARTTTPVASPPEEVQIRALSVVEPAVPEPWPPVAQETIANATATELSFNDNEIEASEDYGKLGNHSGVLVPDEPPDVDHDHDHEGLVWELQAPLNLSRPPAMLVFRPASEIYHNNLENKLGDQGHPAPANYRTDSNLIDGDSPGPNGTHRPSKPLHRSLFLDLVSEPGGFRQPCQDGSNLCPLLELNTSSSLDNSLAQLEIYPGSLNLHEATAEDSAPYGLLFQPEPNGTESSNLVNLHQVEPVQAPDTESNEFEVGLLDRDISLADMYRWKVSAYAPCSSTCTTGISTSYALCVRYDGSEVDETYCDAVTRPEPTHEFCTGKECPPRWETSRWSECSRTCGEGYQFRTVRCWKMMAPGFDSSVYDELCVAAELQKPMARKACKSKGCGPQWEVSDWSECSARCGGRGLRSREVRCSMETRLCNESSRPLSEKECEGPPCDRRWTVSDWGPCSGACGEGRMTRYVACKNSNGNVISDGQCDLDLKPLAVYPCGDKNCPAHWVEQEWEQCNTTCGRGVKTRQVVCSGLEDGVFKEFHGQTCDSALKPEESSACFERPCSKWFTTSWSQCSKTCGSGVHVREVKCYQGEELGHSCDSALKPEAGQTCEVQACPTEAPVEEVCQDKATANCALVLKVKLCTHWYYRKACCQSCKSKAP; the protein is encoded by the exons ATGTACTGTTTTTGGAGCGCAAGATTCGGTATTATTCTTATTCACAGCGCTGTCTTCCTATTCGGAACTTTTGAGAGAGCATCCACCAGCAACATTAAG GACAGTAGTGACGGGAGGGAGGATGTCCAGCGGCAGAGCCGGCACAGCCAGAGGCACCAGGGCCGGGGACAGCAGCCCGACGAGGTGGCCCAGTGGTGGGGAGAGTGGAGCAGCTGGTCCACCTGCTCCAGGACCTGTGGAGGAGGGGTGCGCTCTCAGGAACGACActgtctgcagcagag ACTCACTGCCACACAGAACATCAACAGTTCCTTCTGTGTCGGATCTCCGAAGCAGTATCAGCTATGTCCATTTCAG CCCTGCGTCAGTACCAGTGTTAGCTTTAAGCAGCAGCAGTGCTCCCAGTTCAACGCCAAAGCCTTcggcaggagacactatgagtgGGTGCCCCTCTATCCAG ATGACTACATCAGTATCTCCAACAAGCCGTGTGACCTTCAGTGCACCAGCACCACAGGGGAGAGGCAGCTGCTGGTCCCTGCGCACGACGGAACCTACTGCCGGGACGGCATCTACCAGGGTGTCTGCATTGAGGGCCAGTGTCAG ACGGTGGGTTGTGACGGGAAGCTTTATTCCAGTAAAACAGTAGATACGTGCGGCGTGTGCGGCGGGAATGGCAGCTCCTGCTACAGAGTGTCTGGATCTCACCGGAAAGGGAGCACACAGTTAG GTTATGTGTTTATCACCAACATTCCTGTTGGTGCCACCGACATCCAGATCATTGAGAGACGGAAAACCGAAAATATACTGG CCCTATCCGATGAAGCAGGACACTTCTTTTTCAATGGGAACACAATTATCGACAATCCCCGTAACTTCCGTGTTGCTGGCACAGTCTTCAAGTACAGGAGACCCGCTAACCTCTTATCAGATGGATTTGAGTACATCATCGCCCAAGGACCCACTGACCAGGGGCTAAACGTCATG TACTACAACCTGAATGGAAAGATGCCCCACATCACATACGAGTACACCGTACCTCGCACCCCAGAAGCCCGCACAACAACCCCAGTAGCCTCACCTCCAGAGGAGGTCCAGATACGAGCACTGTCCGTTGTCGAACCAGCAGTCCCAGAACCATGGCCCCCGGTGGCCCAAGAAACAATAGCCAACGCCACTGCCACTGAACTCTCCTTCAATGATAATGAGATTGAGGCCAGCGAGGACTATGGGAAGCTGGGAAACCACAGTGGTGTTCTGGTCCCGGACGAGCCTCCAGATGTAGACCATGACCATGACCATGAAGGTCTTGTGTGGGAACTACAGGCTCCTCTCAACCTCAGTCGACCTCCAGCCATGCTGGTGTTCAGACCAGCCAGTGAGATCTACCACAACAACCTGGAGAATAAGCTAGGAGACCAGGGACATCCTGCACCTGCTAACTACA GGACAGACTCAAACTTGATCGATGGCGACTCTCCCGGTCCCAATGGCACCCACCGACCATCCAAGCCCCTCCACAGGAGCCTGTTCCTGGACCTGGTCTCTGAGCCAGGTGGCTTCAGACAACCCTGCCAGGATGGCTCCAACCTCTGCCCTCTCCTGGAACTCAACACCAGCTCCTCCCTGGACAACAGCCTGGCCCAGCTGGAGATCTACCCAGGCAGCCTCAACCTCCACGAGGCCACGGCTGAGGACAGCGCCCCCTATGGACTCCTTTTCCAACCAGAGCCCAACGGGACAGAGAGTTCCAACCTCGTCAACCTCCACCAGGTAGAGCCGGTACAGGCCCCCGACACAGAGAG CAATGAGTTTGAGGTGGGATTGCTAGACCGTGACATCAGCCTTGCTGACATGTACAGATGGAAGGTATCTGCGTATGCACCCTGCAGCTCAACATGTACCACAG GTATCAGCACGTCCTACGCCCTGTGCGTCCGGTACGACGGCTCTGAGGTGGATGAGACTTACTGTGACGCCGTGACCAGACCTGAACCCACACATGAGTTCTGCACCGGGAAGGAGTGTCCACCCAG GTGGGAGACCAGTCGGTGGAGTGAGTGTTCGAGGACGTGCGGCGAGGGCTACCAGTTCCGCACAGTGCGCTGCTGGAAGATGATGGCTCCAGGCTTCGACAGCTCTGTGTACGACGAGCTGTGTGTGGCTGCAGAGCTGCAGAAACCAATGGCACGCAAGGCCTGCAAGAGCAAAGGCTGTGGCCCACAGTGGGAAGTCTCTGACTggtctgag TGTTCCGCTCGGTGTGGGGGACGTGGTTTGAGGAGTCGGGAGGTGCGCTGCTCCATGGAGACGCGTCTGTGTAACGAATCCTCGCGGCCACTCAGCGAGAAGGAGTGTGAGGGACCGCCCTGTGACCGCAGGTGGACTGTTTCGGACTGGGGCCCT TGTTCAGGGGCCTGTGGCGAGGGCAGGATGACGCGCTACGTGGCGTGCAAGAACAGCAACGGCAACGTGATCTCTGACGGCCAGTGCGACCTGGACCTCAAGCCCCTGGCCGTGTACCCCTGTGGGGACAAGAACTGCCCCGCGCACTGGGTGGAACAGGAGTGGGAACAG TGTAACACCACCTGTGGGCGGGGGGTGAAAACGCGGCAGGTGGTGTGTTCAGGCCTGGAGGACGGCGTGTTTAAGGAGTTCCACGGGCAGACGTGTGACTCCGCCCTCAAACCCGAGGAGAGCTCCGCCTGCTTCGAGAGGCCCTGCTCCAAGTGGTTCACCACTTCCTGGTCTCAG TGCAGTAAGACATGTGGCAGCGGGGTGCACGTTCGGGAGGTGAAGTGCTACCAGGGGGAGGAGCTAGGCCACAGCTGTGATTCCGCCCTCAAACCTGAGGCCGGGCAGACGTGTGAGGTGCAGGCCTGTCCCACAGAGGCCCCAG tTGAAGAGGTGTGTCAGGACAAGGCTACGGCCAACTGTGCCCTGGTGCTGAAGGTGAAGCTGTGTACACACTGGTACTACAGGAAGGCCTGCTGCCAGTCCTGTAAGAGCAAGGCCCCGTAA